From Acinetobacter sp. ASP199, the proteins below share one genomic window:
- the pyrH gene encoding UMP kinase: MLDSKKPRFGRILLKLSGEALAGNKDMGIDAPILDQMSLAIAHLVGLGVQVGIVVGGGNLYRGSQLQKDGLVGRVTGDQMGMLATVMNGLALRDALVRRNIKTRLLSALPIGTVVESYSSRDAIRHLNNGEVCVFVAGTGNPFFTTDTAACLRGIEIEADLILKATKVDGVYNKDPSKFEDAVKYETLTFDQVLDEKLGVMDLTAICLCRDHNVPLQVFDMNKSGALLSVVMGEKEGTHVTN, translated from the coding sequence ATGTTGGATTCTAAAAAGCCGCGTTTTGGCCGTATTTTGCTGAAACTTTCAGGTGAAGCACTTGCCGGTAATAAGGATATGGGTATTGATGCGCCAATCCTTGACCAGATGTCTCTAGCGATTGCTCATCTGGTGGGTCTGGGTGTACAGGTCGGTATCGTGGTTGGTGGCGGTAACTTGTACCGTGGTAGTCAATTACAAAAAGACGGTCTGGTAGGTCGTGTAACAGGTGACCAGATGGGTATGCTGGCAACTGTAATGAACGGTCTGGCATTACGTGATGCGCTGGTACGTCGTAACATCAAGACGCGTTTACTTTCAGCATTGCCAATCGGCACAGTTGTAGAATCTTACTCAAGCCGTGATGCTATTCGTCATTTAAATAATGGTGAAGTCTGCGTATTTGTTGCGGGGACAGGTAACCCGTTCTTTACCACTGATACAGCAGCTTGCTTGCGTGGTATTGAAATTGAAGCGGACCTGATTCTGAAAGCAACCAAGGTTGATGGTGTCTATAATAAAGATCCAAGCAAATTTGAAGATGCTGTTAAATACGAAACCTTAACCTTTGACCAAGTGCTTGATGAAAAGCTTGGTGTGATGGACTTGACAGCAATCTGTTTATGTCGTGATCACAACGTTCCGCTTCAAGTGTTTGATATGAACAAGTCAGGTGCATTGTTGTCTGTTGTGATGGGTGAAAAAGAAGGTACTCACGTTACCAATTAA
- the mhpT gene encoding 3-(3-hydroxy-phenyl)propionate transporter MhpT, producing the protein MLKINSEKLRKTLIVFLCFWVAFFEGFDLQVPGIAAQGIAASYALDQVQMGYVFSLGVFGMLFGAFFGGRLADYLGQKKVLMLSIAIFGVFMALTAVAPNVETLYLARFFTGLGLGAAMPTMISVVGDEATEENRGKLNSLMYCGLPVGAICVAGLAILFKDISWQTLFLIGGLTPLVLIPLMAVILKDKQKVQVRDASAENVPNMVEVLFQQAQYKKTLPLWVGFFFTLMINYILISWLPNLLMQQGLERQQAFMVMLMFQVGAVVGTLGLGYLLDRLKLWQMAVIIYTGLFIALSLLFTTNVVAVLIIAGVMGGIFSTGGQSILYGISPIFYQGAGKVTGVGSAISLGRLGAMTGPLLTGKILALGLGTTGILMASLPSVVVAAVAVTALSRYKSK; encoded by the coding sequence ATGCTCAAGATCAACTCGGAAAAACTGCGTAAAACACTGATTGTGTTTTTATGCTTTTGGGTGGCATTTTTTGAAGGTTTTGATTTGCAGGTACCCGGCATTGCAGCACAAGGCATTGCAGCAAGTTATGCTTTAGATCAAGTGCAGATGGGTTATGTATTTAGCTTGGGTGTGTTTGGTATGTTGTTTGGTGCTTTCTTTGGTGGGCGCTTAGCTGATTATTTGGGTCAGAAAAAAGTATTGATGTTGTCGATTGCAATTTTCGGCGTATTTATGGCGCTGACAGCGGTCGCACCGAATGTTGAAACTTTATATTTGGCACGTTTCTTTACAGGTCTGGGCTTAGGCGCTGCAATGCCAACCATGATTTCAGTAGTGGGTGATGAGGCAACAGAAGAAAATCGCGGTAAATTAAATAGTCTGATGTATTGTGGTTTGCCTGTTGGGGCAATTTGTGTTGCAGGTCTTGCGATTCTATTTAAAGATATTTCGTGGCAAACGCTATTTTTGATTGGTGGATTAACTCCATTGGTGTTAATTCCATTGATGGCTGTGATTTTAAAAGACAAGCAAAAAGTGCAAGTTCGGGATGCATCTGCTGAAAATGTGCCGAATATGGTCGAGGTTTTATTCCAGCAAGCACAGTATAAAAAGACCTTGCCGCTGTGGGTGGGCTTCTTTTTCACCTTGATGATTAACTATATTTTAATTAGCTGGTTACCAAACTTGCTGATGCAACAAGGTCTAGAGCGTCAGCAGGCATTTATGGTGATGTTGATGTTCCAAGTTGGTGCTGTGGTAGGTACGCTTGGTTTGGGGTATTTGTTGGACCGTTTAAAATTATGGCAAATGGCTGTCATTATCTATACAGGCTTGTTTATTGCATTGTCGCTTTTATTTACGACAAATGTTGTTGCAGTGCTGATTATCGCTGGGGTCATGGGTGGGATATTTTCTACAGGCGGTCAATCTATTTTGTATGGAATCTCTCCTATTTTTTATCAAGGTGCTGGCAAAGTAACGGGTGTGGGGAGTGCAATTTCATTGGGTCGTTTAGGTGCAATGACTGGGCCGTTGCTGACAGGTAAAATTTTAGCCTTAGGCTTGGGGACAACAGGTATTTTAATGGCATCGCTGCCTTCGGTAGTGGTAGCTGCGGTAGCTGTTACAGCCTTGTCTCGCTATAAATCTAAATAA
- the glnL gene encoding nitrogen regulation protein NR(II), producing MDQPLSIDYRLLVDNLTTAVMLIDSNLNIYYLNTACEAMFDISLLRAFGTPVLNILQAPTDEFNTEESLYNTLHTGQPYTRREATIIVNFKDIHVDYTVSLLNAGKPHHPLLLIELNQRDRMLKISREENYIHQHQVARQLIRGVAHEIKNPLGGIRGATQLLARSLDDPKYKEFTDIIISEVDRLRNLADSMLGSRQLPSYEMVNVHEPLERVRSLIFNQTKKKIKIIRDYDLSLPEVMADRDQLIQVMLNICANAVQAMTENKDFFVEHQPELILRTRIQRLFTINGVIHRSVIRIDIEDNGPGVPDDIIEAVFYPLVTSRAKGTGLGLSIAQNIMHQHNGMIECQSVPGKTVFSLFLPWESDHVAK from the coding sequence ATGGATCAGCCCCTTTCCATCGACTATCGCCTTCTGGTGGACAACCTGACCACTGCTGTCATGCTGATTGATAGCAACCTGAATATCTATTACTTGAATACTGCCTGTGAGGCCATGTTCGATATCAGCTTGTTACGCGCATTTGGCACACCGGTATTAAATATCCTGCAAGCCCCTACAGATGAGTTCAACACTGAAGAGTCACTGTATAACACCCTGCATACTGGACAACCTTATACTCGTCGTGAAGCAACCATTATTGTCAATTTTAAAGACATTCATGTGGATTACACGGTTTCCCTACTAAATGCAGGCAAACCACATCATCCCTTATTGCTGATTGAACTGAATCAGCGTGACCGGATGCTGAAAATCTCGCGTGAAGAAAACTACATTCACCAACATCAGGTGGCACGCCAGTTGATCCGTGGTGTAGCACACGAAATCAAGAATCCGCTTGGGGGTATTCGAGGTGCAACTCAGCTTTTAGCACGTAGCCTGGATGATCCAAAATACAAAGAATTTACAGATATCATCATCAGCGAAGTAGATCGTCTTAGAAATCTGGCGGATAGTATGCTGGGTTCACGTCAATTACCAAGCTATGAAATGGTCAATGTTCATGAGCCTTTAGAACGTGTCCGCTCACTGATTTTCAACCAAACTAAAAAGAAAATTAAAATTATCCGCGACTATGATTTGTCGCTTCCTGAAGTGATGGCTGACCGTGATCAATTGATTCAAGTGATGCTCAACATTTGTGCCAATGCCGTACAAGCCATGACTGAAAATAAAGACTTCTTTGTAGAGCATCAGCCTGAACTTATTTTAAGGACTCGAATCCAACGCCTATTTACCATTAATGGCGTGATTCATCGTTCGGTTATTCGGATTGACATTGAAGATAATGGTCCGGGTGTACCAGACGATATTATTGAGGCTGTTTTCTACCCACTTGTAACCAGCCGTGCCAAAGGAACCGGCCTAGGCCTCAGTATTGCTCAAAATATAATGCACCAACATAACGGAATGATTGAATGCCAGTCAGTTCCAGGAAAAACCGTATTTAGCTTATTTTTACCTTGGGAGTCAGATCATGTCGCGAAATAA
- the rimO gene encoding 30S ribosomal protein S12 methylthiotransferase RimO — protein sequence MKSPKVGFVSLGCPKALVDSERILTQLKTEGYDVASDYDGADLVVVNTCGFIESAVQESLDAIGEAMSANGRVIVTGCLGKDEDKIRQMHPNVLKVTGAAAYEEVMDAVHQYVPEPPKHNPFIDLVPEQGIRLTPKHYAYLKISEGCNHRCTFCIIPSMRGDLVSRPVGSVLEEAAALKRAGVKEVLVISQDTSAYGVDTKYKLDFWNGQPVKTKFYDMCEALGQLGIWVRLHYVYPYPHVDAVIDLMAQGKILPYLDIPFQHASPKVLKLMKRPAHSENTLERLKVWREKCPELVIRSTFVVGFPGETEEDFQMLLDWLQEAQLDRVGCFTYSPVEGAAANDLPDHVPEEIKQERYERFMQVQQAISAAKLQKRIGQKMTVLVDDLEEEFPVAVARSYADAPEIDGNVFVEDIDKSLIKSGDLLEVEITDADEYDLFAKLISIKSA from the coding sequence ATGAAGTCCCCCAAAGTCGGTTTTGTATCTTTAGGTTGTCCTAAGGCATTGGTAGATTCTGAACGAATTTTAACTCAGTTAAAGACTGAAGGTTATGATGTCGCATCGGATTATGACGGTGCTGATTTAGTAGTGGTAAACACCTGTGGTTTTATTGAATCTGCAGTACAAGAGTCTTTAGATGCCATCGGTGAAGCGATGAGCGCAAATGGTCGCGTGATTGTGACGGGCTGTCTAGGTAAAGACGAAGACAAGATTCGCCAAATGCACCCGAATGTCCTGAAAGTGACTGGTGCTGCGGCTTATGAAGAAGTGATGGATGCAGTTCATCAATATGTCCCTGAACCGCCAAAACATAATCCATTTATTGATTTAGTTCCTGAGCAAGGCATCCGCCTTACTCCCAAACACTATGCATATTTGAAAATTTCAGAAGGCTGTAATCACCGTTGTACCTTCTGTATTATTCCGAGCATGCGTGGTGATCTGGTATCGCGTCCAGTCGGTTCTGTACTTGAAGAAGCTGCAGCGCTAAAACGTGCCGGCGTAAAAGAAGTACTCGTCATCTCCCAGGATACTTCTGCTTACGGCGTGGATACCAAATACAAGCTGGATTTCTGGAACGGTCAGCCGGTTAAGACCAAATTCTATGATATGTGTGAAGCACTGGGTCAGTTAGGCATCTGGGTACGTTTGCACTATGTCTACCCTTATCCACATGTGGATGCGGTGATCGACCTGATGGCACAAGGCAAAATCCTGCCTTATCTGGACATTCCGTTCCAGCACGCAAGTCCTAAAGTGTTAAAGCTGATGAAGCGTCCTGCGCACAGTGAAAATACATTAGAGCGCTTGAAAGTATGGCGTGAAAAATGTCCTGAGCTAGTCATCCGCTCAACATTTGTGGTGGGCTTCCCGGGTGAAACCGAAGAAGACTTCCAAATGTTGTTAGATTGGTTGCAAGAGGCTCAGCTGGATCGAGTAGGTTGTTTCACCTATTCACCAGTTGAAGGTGCAGCAGCGAATGATCTGCCAGATCACGTGCCGGAAGAAATCAAGCAAGAACGCTATGAACGTTTCATGCAGGTACAGCAGGCAATTTCTGCAGCCAAACTGCAAAAACGTATCGGTCAGAAGATGACAGTGCTGGTTGATGATCTGGAAGAAGAATTCCCGGTTGCTGTAGCACGTTCTTATGCAGATGCGCCAGAGATTGATGGTAATGTATTTGTTGAAGATATTGACAAGAGCCTGATTAAATCAGGTGATTTGCTTGAAGTCGAAATTACCGATGCAGACGAATATGACCTGTTTGCAAAATTGATTTCGATTAAATCAGCTTAA
- the glnG gene encoding nitrogen regulation protein NR(I): MSRNKIWVIDDDRAMRWVLEKTFKEEGFDVTSFEEAQSALDQLSVDAPDVILTDIRMPGIDGLTFLGKVKNTNPDLPVIIMTAHSDLESAVSSYQTGAFEYLPKPFDIDEALALVNRAILHITKLQQQESAKAAPTIQSTEIIGESPAMQEVFRAIGRLSQSHITVLINGESGTGKELVAHALHRHSPRSNKPFIALNMAAIPKDLIETELFGHEKGAFTGANTQRQGRFEQANGGTLFLDEIGDMPFETQTRLLRVLADGEFYRVGGHIPVKVDVRIVAATHQDLEKLVHDGRFREDLYHRLNVIRIHIPKLAHRSEDIPMLAQHFLARAGKELGVNPKILRPETQEYMQKLPWQGNVRQLENTCRWLTVMITGREVYPEDLPPELKQIPIPQDNGAPIPNLNQIAPHHWDELLGQWAIQKLKNGEMKLLDVATPMFERTLINAALQQTRGRKRHAAELLGWGRNTLTRKLKELGMDTADDDVEEEIES; encoded by the coding sequence ATGTCGCGAAATAAAATATGGGTGATTGATGACGATCGTGCCATGCGTTGGGTACTAGAAAAAACATTCAAAGAAGAAGGTTTCGACGTCACCAGTTTTGAAGAAGCCCAGTCAGCACTTGATCAGCTGAGTGTGGATGCACCAGATGTGATCCTGACTGATATCCGTATGCCGGGTATTGATGGTCTGACCTTTTTAGGTAAGGTGAAAAATACCAATCCTGATCTGCCTGTCATTATCATGACGGCACATTCTGATCTGGAATCAGCAGTATCCAGTTACCAAACCGGTGCATTTGAATATCTACCTAAGCCATTTGATATTGATGAAGCTCTGGCTTTGGTGAATCGTGCCATCCTGCATATCACTAAATTACAGCAACAGGAATCTGCAAAGGCGGCGCCAACGATTCAATCGACTGAAATTATCGGCGAATCGCCTGCAATGCAGGAAGTTTTCCGTGCTATTGGTCGTCTATCGCAATCACACATTACCGTACTGATTAATGGCGAGTCAGGTACAGGTAAAGAACTGGTTGCGCATGCTCTGCACCGCCATTCACCACGTAGCAATAAACCGTTTATTGCGCTAAACATGGCTGCAATTCCAAAGGATCTGATCGAGACTGAGTTATTCGGTCATGAGAAAGGTGCATTTACTGGGGCAAATACACAACGTCAAGGCCGTTTTGAACAGGCCAATGGCGGCACGTTGTTCCTGGATGAAATTGGTGATATGCCATTTGAAACCCAAACCCGTTTATTGCGTGTTCTGGCTGATGGCGAGTTCTACCGTGTCGGCGGTCACATTCCAGTTAAAGTTGATGTGCGTATCGTAGCTGCAACACACCAGGATCTGGAAAAACTGGTACATGATGGCCGCTTCCGTGAAGACTTGTATCACCGTCTGAACGTGATTCGTATTCATATTCCGAAACTTGCACATCGTTCTGAAGATATTCCAATGCTGGCACAGCACTTCCTGGCGCGTGCAGGCAAAGAACTCGGTGTGAATCCGAAAATTCTACGTCCTGAAACTCAGGAATATATGCAGAAATTGCCTTGGCAAGGTAACGTGCGTCAGCTGGAAAATACTTGCCGCTGGTTAACTGTCATGATCACAGGTCGTGAAGTTTATCCGGAAGATTTGCCTCCTGAACTGAAACAGATCCCGATCCCGCAGGACAACGGCGCTCCAATTCCGAATCTGAATCAGATTGCACCACATCATTGGGATGAGTTACTGGGTCAATGGGCAATCCAGAAACTCAAGAACGGCGAAATGAAGCTGTTAGATGTTGCTACACCAATGTTTGAACGCACACTGATTAATGCTGCACTTCAACAGACACGTGGTCGTAAACGTCATGCAGCTGAGCTTTTAGGTTGGGGACGTAATACCCTCACTCGTAAACTTAAAGAGCTTGGCATGGACACTGCCGATGATGATGTTGAAGAAGAAATTGAAAGTTAA
- the mnmG gene encoding tRNA uridine-5-carboxymethylaminomethyl(34) synthesis enzyme MnmG, whose amino-acid sequence MHYPKVYDVIVIGGGHAGTEAALAAARMGRQTLLLTHNIETLGQMSCNPAIGGIGKSHLVREIDALGGAMALAADKGGIQFRILNSRKGAAVRATRAQADRVRYKAAIRETLENQANLDIFQQAADDLIVEGDTVKGVVTQMGIRFDAKTVVLTAGTFLGGVIHVGLEKSSGGRAGDPPSISLAHRLRELNLPVGRLKTGTPPRIDARSVDFSVMTPQPGDFPSPTMSFMGDASMHPEQVNCWITHTNEKTHDIIRGGLDRSPMYTGVIEGVGPRYCPSIEDKIHRFADKDSHQVFLEPEGLDTHELYPNGISTSLPFDVQFELVRSIRGMENAHILRPGYAIEYDYFNPQALKFTLETKAINNLYFAGQINGTTGYEEAGAQGLLAGLNAARRAWDQEQWTPKRDEAYMGVLVDDLITLGTKEPYRMFTSRAEYRLMLREDNADQRLTPIGREMGLVDDERWAAYCEKMEAVERETGRLQHLWAAPNNPMGKKFVEMTGADLSKECSAIDLLKRPNITFAQIAELTGSEVSAQVGDQIEIAVKYEGYINRQHQDVAQMKRLEETKIPADFDYDVVSGLSREITLKLKDVRPETLAQANRIPGVTPAAVQLVMITIRKNAQAKKSA is encoded by the coding sequence ATGCACTATCCTAAAGTATACGATGTCATTGTGATCGGTGGCGGTCACGCAGGTACGGAAGCAGCATTGGCTGCGGCGCGTATGGGTCGACAGACTTTACTCTTAACTCACAATATTGAGACTTTAGGGCAGATGAGCTGTAACCCAGCCATCGGTGGTATTGGTAAGTCGCATTTGGTGCGTGAAATTGATGCCTTGGGCGGTGCAATGGCGCTGGCTGCTGACAAAGGCGGCATCCAATTCCGAATTTTAAACTCACGTAAAGGCGCTGCGGTTCGTGCAACACGTGCGCAGGCTGACCGTGTACGTTATAAAGCTGCGATTCGTGAAACATTAGAAAACCAAGCGAATCTTGATATTTTCCAGCAAGCAGCTGATGACCTTATTGTTGAAGGCGATACCGTTAAAGGTGTTGTGACGCAAATGGGTATTCGCTTTGATGCGAAAACTGTTGTACTGACTGCGGGTACATTCTTAGGTGGCGTGATTCACGTTGGTCTAGAAAAATCAAGCGGTGGTCGTGCCGGTGATCCACCTTCAATTTCACTTGCACACCGTCTACGTGAACTCAATCTACCTGTAGGTCGTTTAAAAACAGGTACACCTCCACGTATTGATGCACGTTCAGTTGATTTTTCTGTAATGACGCCGCAGCCGGGTGATTTCCCATCTCCGACCATGTCATTTATGGGTGATGCATCGATGCATCCTGAGCAAGTGAACTGTTGGATCACACATACCAATGAAAAAACCCATGACATTATTCGTGGCGGTTTAGATCGTTCACCTATGTATACAGGTGTGATTGAGGGTGTAGGTCCACGTTACTGCCCATCAATCGAAGATAAAATTCACCGTTTTGCCGATAAAGACTCGCATCAAGTATTCCTTGAGCCTGAAGGTTTGGATACACATGAGCTTTATCCAAATGGTATTTCAACCTCTTTACCATTTGACGTTCAGTTTGAATTGGTACGTTCAATCCGTGGTATGGAAAATGCACACATTCTTCGTCCGGGTTATGCGATTGAGTACGATTACTTTAATCCACAAGCCTTGAAATTCACGCTTGAAACCAAAGCAATCAATAACTTGTACTTCGCGGGTCAAATCAACGGTACGACTGGTTATGAAGAAGCAGGCGCGCAAGGTTTACTTGCAGGCTTGAACGCGGCACGCCGTGCATGGGATCAAGAGCAATGGACGCCAAAGCGTGATGAAGCGTACATGGGTGTATTGGTTGATGACTTGATCACACTAGGTACGAAAGAACCGTACCGCATGTTTACCTCCCGTGCAGAATATCGTTTGATGCTTCGTGAAGATAATGCAGACCAACGTTTAACACCAATCGGTCGTGAAATGGGTCTAGTTGATGACGAGCGTTGGGCAGCTTACTGTGAAAAAATGGAAGCAGTTGAGCGTGAAACAGGTCGCTTGCAACACCTTTGGGCTGCACCAAACAACCCAATGGGTAAAAAATTCGTTGAAATGACGGGTGCTGATCTTTCTAAAGAGTGTTCTGCGATTGATTTATTGAAACGTCCAAACATTACATTTGCTCAAATTGCTGAACTGACAGGTTCTGAAGTCTCTGCGCAAGTGGGTGATCAGATTGAGATTGCGGTGAAATACGAAGGTTATATCAACCGTCAGCATCAAGATGTTGCGCAAATGAAGCGTTTGGAAGAAACCAAGATTCCTGCTGATTTTGATTATGATGTGGTTTCAGGTTTATCTCGTGAAATTACTTTGAAGTTAAAAGACGTGCGCCCTGAAACTTTAGCGCAAGCAAACCGTATTCCGGGTGTCACACCTGCAGCGGTGCAATTGGTGATGATCACGATTCGTAAGAATGCCCAAGCGAAAAAATCTGCATAA
- the frr gene encoding ribosome recycling factor, with protein sequence MINDLKKDAEDRMNKSLDSLEHGFAKVRTGRAHPSILNGVMVPYYGSDVPLNQVANVGVEDSRTLLVQPFERSMVAAIDKAIRESDLGLNPITADAIRVPMAALTEETRKDMQKVARNEAENAKVAIRNIRRDVLGDIKALLKEKEISEDEERRASDEIQKITDKYVAEVDKRLAAKEAELMKV encoded by the coding sequence ATGATTAACGATCTTAAAAAAGACGCAGAAGACCGTATGAACAAGTCACTTGACTCGTTGGAGCATGGTTTTGCCAAGGTTCGTACTGGACGTGCGCATCCATCGATTTTGAACGGTGTTATGGTTCCTTACTATGGCTCTGACGTGCCATTGAACCAGGTTGCAAACGTAGGTGTTGAAGATTCACGTACATTGCTAGTTCAGCCATTTGAACGTTCAATGGTGGCTGCAATTGATAAAGCCATTCGTGAATCAGATTTGGGTCTTAACCCGATTACTGCTGATGCAATTCGTGTGCCGATGGCTGCGTTGACTGAAGAAACACGTAAAGACATGCAGAAAGTTGCACGTAACGAAGCTGAAAATGCAAAAGTTGCGATCCGTAACATCCGTCGTGATGTATTGGGCGATATCAAAGCTTTATTGAAAGAAAAAGAAATTTCTGAAGATGAAGAACGTCGTGCTTCTGACGAAATCCAGAAAATTACCGATAAATATGTTGCTGAAGTTGACAAACGTTTAGCTGCAAAAGAAGCTGAATTGATGAAGGTTTAA
- a CDS encoding CDP-archaeol synthase — MLERIITALVLVAVVLSCMFATTSYYPMFGLMVVAAGVAGYEWFKLMPRQGKKVIKPFAWGYGLLTAVLSALALYFSDISMLLWAASILTWILSIYWVKSYPEYDGWYNVTLNGIGVILISAAVTAIYSVWENSPWWLMYLFLLVWGADSGAYFVGRKFGNKKLAPKVSPNKSVEGLYGGVITSMLIVITVALLYLDISIPELLLFLILSVLTVFSSVLGDLFESMIKRRAGIKDSGRILPGHGGVLDRIDSLLAAAPIFAAGMYVLKLIGVDL, encoded by the coding sequence ATGTTAGAGCGGATTATAACCGCATTGGTTTTGGTGGCTGTTGTACTCAGTTGTATGTTTGCCACTACTTCATATTATCCAATGTTTGGGTTGATGGTCGTTGCTGCAGGCGTTGCAGGTTATGAGTGGTTTAAGCTCATGCCTCGCCAGGGGAAAAAAGTAATTAAGCCATTTGCTTGGGGTTATGGCTTACTCACCGCAGTTCTTTCAGCACTTGCACTCTATTTTTCAGACATTTCCATGCTGCTATGGGCGGCATCGATTTTGACCTGGATCCTGAGCATCTATTGGGTTAAATCCTATCCTGAATATGACGGCTGGTACAATGTCACTTTAAATGGCATTGGCGTGATCCTGATTTCAGCAGCAGTCACTGCAATCTATTCAGTGTGGGAAAATTCACCTTGGTGGTTGATGTATCTGTTTCTGCTGGTTTGGGGTGCAGACAGTGGTGCCTATTTTGTTGGACGCAAGTTTGGTAATAAAAAGCTTGCACCCAAAGTCAGCCCAAACAAATCGGTTGAAGGTTTGTATGGAGGTGTCATCACTTCCATGTTGATTGTCATTACAGTTGCATTACTTTATCTCGATATCAGTATTCCTGAGCTGCTTTTATTCCTGATTTTATCGGTATTAACTGTATTCAGCTCTGTGTTAGGCGACCTGTTTGAATCTATGATCAAACGTCGTGCTGGTATTAAAGATTCGGGACGTATTCTGCCAGGACATGGTGGTGTATTGGACCGTATTGATTCTCTCCTTGCTGCGGCACCGATTTTTGCTGCGGGCATGTATGTCTTAAAACTTATTGGCGTAGATTTATAA
- the uppS gene encoding polyprenyl diphosphate synthase encodes MTVSEESSRLPKHVAIIMDGNNRFAKKNQMQKGEGHREGKSVLDPIVEHCRKRNIQALTVFAFSSENWNRPQFEVDLLMRLLEDTIHEQLPRMEKFNIALRFIGDRSRLSPELQALMLQAEERTAKFDSMILTIAISYGGMWDMAQAAKRIAADVLTNKLELDAINADVFGQYVSLSDLPAVDLLIRTGGDFRLSNFLLWQAAYAELYFTETLWPEFTTEELDDAFAVFGGRERRFGMTSEQIQQEKLEN; translated from the coding sequence ATGACCGTTTCTGAAGAAAGTTCCCGTCTTCCAAAACATGTTGCCATCATTATGGATGGCAACAATCGTTTTGCCAAAAAAAATCAGATGCAAAAGGGTGAAGGACACCGTGAAGGTAAAAGTGTCCTTGATCCGATTGTAGAACACTGTAGAAAAAGAAATATCCAGGCTTTAACTGTATTTGCCTTTTCCAGTGAAAACTGGAATCGTCCGCAGTTTGAAGTAGATCTGCTTATGCGATTGCTCGAAGATACAATCCATGAACAGCTGCCGCGCATGGAAAAATTCAATATTGCATTGCGTTTTATTGGTGATCGCAGCCGTTTATCTCCTGAACTGCAAGCTTTAATGTTGCAAGCTGAGGAAAGGACTGCTAAGTTCGATAGCATGATACTCACAATTGCCATCAGTTATGGTGGTATGTGGGATATGGCGCAAGCTGCGAAGCGAATTGCCGCGGATGTTTTAACAAATAAATTAGAACTTGATGCAATTAATGCTGATGTCTTTGGCCAATATGTAAGTTTAAGTGACTTACCTGCTGTAGATCTGCTGATTCGTACTGGTGGGGATTTCCGCCTGTCGAATTTTCTGCTCTGGCAGGCTGCTTATGCGGAATTGTATTTCACTGAAACCTTGTGGCCAGAATTTACCACCGAAGAACTTGACGATGCCTTTGCTGTATTTGGTGGGCGTGAGCGTCGGTTTGGTATGACCTCAGAGCAAATTCAGCAAGAGAAACTTGAGAATTAA